The Lolium rigidum isolate FL_2022 chromosome 2, APGP_CSIRO_Lrig_0.1, whole genome shotgun sequence genomic interval TAATCTTGGGACGAAATGACTTCAGCCAAGGATTCAACGAGACGTTGGTGATCTGGAGTGGCTCCTACAAGGACTTCAACAACTACCTGTATGCAAGACACCATTCATTTGTCGATCATAAAACAGCTTAAAGACTGAACTTCTTGCCTCTTGGCATCTGCTTGCGACGAGTGCAGGGCTCGAGGGAAGCGCACCGAAGGAGTTTGGTAACTGAAATTAGCAAGAAATTGATGCAGTTTGTTTTGCCTTCCTGTTTGTTTTATGGTATCTTTTGGAAAAGCCAGAGTTTGCTCTATCAAGTTCAGTTCAAACATTGGATTGTTGTTTTCATGAAGAAATGTTATTTCTGCAGTTACATTGAACATATCCATGTTTCTTATTACCGGAGAAACCGTGGCTGTGAACATCTTAGTTGCAGAAGCTCTGAAGGAGTGGATACTTATTGACCTCTGAACCGTTGTACCTCCTGAATCTGTATGACGAGTCTcaacataacaaaaaaaaaagaccaaCAGGGGGGGGAGCCATTTTATTAAGAAAGAAGCGCCACTGCGCTCTCAGCCTCTGACCACTGAACCAAGAGCCCATCCACCCTCAACATAACAGGATACGCTATTGGTAATTATGCATTTGCCTTTTCTTCTGGATATGGAATTGAGATAATAAGTTGATATTTTCATTTTATGTATCTGTGTTGTCAATAAGTTTGTGAGTGAGCATTAATTAAATCTGTAGATTTCTCTGGTCTTATCCTGTACAGTTGTTTGTAAATGAAAGATGTGAAAGCTAGTCAACTTCTCACAGATATTGATAGAGGAACAAAAGGTCAGAATACAATACTCTAGCTGCAGTCCCTGTATTGGATTATTCTTGGATTTTAGTGCTTCCCATTGTTTCATACAGTGTACTTGTGTTTTTATGTTTGAACAGAAAATTGTATGGACAGCAATGATGCTGGTCTGTACAGTTATTTATATATGAAAGATGTGAAAATAACTAACTTCGGGTAAGTATGGCTGCTGATCACAGCATAAGACTCCTGCTGTagttttcttattttattttctcgGAAATTTTGGTGTGTCCCTTGTTAATTGTTGTATAGTTATGAGGATAAGAAGATTTCAAACATCAAACCGGACAATCGTATGTACACCAATGATGCTGGCGTGTCATCAGAAGCAGACTGTATACCGGGACCTAAACTTAAGTAGATTCAGTAGAAGATGATAACTTTTAAGAAAGTCAATTTCTTCATGCCAAGAAAATTTCTGGGCGATTCAGCACCACACCACAAGTGAGGCTTCACTTCCACCCAATTAATCAAACGTTGAACTATTCAATGATAGCTAAGTTTGGTCCTGCGACTTGCGTACTGTTCCTTGGAAATTAGCATATGCATCATTGTCCATATCGCCAATAAGTGAGCTGAAGTTCTAAGGTTCTCAATGTTTGAAAATAGTGTACTTATTTTTGTGACCAGGAAATGGTGTACATGTTGATAAGACTTCACCGCACAAGTAAGTACCATGAAGCACAATTGGCACAAGAAATGCTATAACACACCATTCGAACTACTAGTCTGGCGCCTCTCAGCCATTGCTAGAAGCACCCGAGCTCTGTATAAGAATAGCTCCTCGCTGCTGATCACTGTTACTGCCGCTGAGTAGTGAACGAAGAGGAGAAGCAGAGCAAGCACCAGAATGTGGCACAGGGTGAACAGGAAGAAGTGAAGTGGCGCGTAGAGGAAGGAAAACTCATATTGCGGTCAGTATGACCAAGAACTGCAGCACCGGTGGATGACCTACGACTACGAGCGAAGGTATTTTATAGATGTTGTGCTTATGTCCACAATTTTCGCTGCAATATTTGAAAATTTCTAAATAGGTCTACAAAGGTTTGGTGTACCAGGTTTACCAAAGAACCACGCCATTCATTGTCACATGAAAAAGTGTATAGCATTGTCGCATGAAAATATATTATACAACATTATACTTTTAAGAACTGTTGACATATAACTACAGAGAACATGTATGCCTTTAAGATTTGACCATAGGTCTcagcaaccttggtttcttaaattTTTCTGTCTTTTTTTGATTCTTAGTAGTTATCTTATCGCATCGTACCCTCCTTTGTAGAATACGTTGTTAAAAAACTCTGAAGACACACTGGTCACCTACTGGGCAGTCTAGCTGCATCAAACTCGAAGCAAATGGCTGAGGCAGTGATTCTTTCGACTGTGTTAAAGATTGGCGTTGCTCTAGGAAATAAGGCAGTACAGCAGGCTAACTCTCAATTCCAAAAGTTCATTGCACAGCTAACAGAGCTTCAAGGCAGGATGGGTCGCATCAGAAGTGAACTCAGGCTAATGCATGGATTTCTTTGCCGAGTGGACATACGGAATCTGAAGAATCAGAACTATGGAATCTGGGTTCAAGAGTTAAGAATGCTTGCCCACAAGATTGAGGACATTGTGGATGAGTATTTGTATCTTACTGGTCATAAACATGATACTAGGTGGGGTACCTATCTGAAAAAAGGATTCAAGCAACCAAATGTGATGCTTTCCTTAAACAGGATTGCTAAGGAAGCAGAGGTCAATCTTGCGTATCTCTTCCAGGCTAAAGATCGGTGGGTTACTGTGGTAGATGGTGGGAACTCCAGCGACTCGAGTTACATTGTTGAGAGATCCCAACATCTTGCAAGCATTtcacgttcccttgttgaagaagATCTTGTTGGGGTGGATAAAAGTAGAGAAAAACTTGAGAAGATgttggcaggtgatgatttggaaCGCTGTGTGATAGCGCTTCATGGAATGGGAGGGCTTGGTAAAACAGCTTTGGCTGCAAATGTCTACAAGAAGGAGAGAGGAAAGTTTGAATGTCATGCCTGGGTCTCCATCTCTCAAACTTACTCCATAAAAGATGTTCTGAAGTACCTAATAACTGAATTGTACAAAGGGAGAAATAGCACACCAGCTAACATGGACCACATGGACACTAAAGACCTTCAAGATGAACTGAAGGCATTCCTAGATGACAAGAAGTATTTGATTGTACTGGATGATGTTTGGGATCCGGAAGCCGTCAACGACCTATTTCGAGCACTTGTTCAAAATCAGAAGAGCAGTAGAGTACTTGTGACAACACGCATAGATGGTGTAGCTCACCATGCTTTGCAAGACCGGAGAATAACACTTGAAGCTCTGTCAAGAGATCACTCATGGGAACTCTTTTGTAAGATGGGGTTTTCGAGAGATACAAATCACAAATGCCCTATAGAACTGGAAGAATTAGCACAAGAAATCGTTAGCAAGTGCAAAGGGATACCTCTTGCAATTGTAGCTGTTGGCAGACTCCTCTTCGTGCGCGACAAGACGAGAGAGGAATTCAAGCGAATACATGACCAACTTGAGTGGGAGCTAGTTAACAACCCAAGCATGGAACATGTCAGGAACATTCTTTACTTGAGCTATAtctaccttccaacacacttgaaAAGTTGTTTCTTGTATTGCAGCTTATTCCCAGAAGACTATCTTTTCCGCAGAAAAAAGCTTGCACGGTTGTGGACAGCAGAGGGTTTTATCGAGGAGAGAGGTGCAAGCACATTAGAAGAAGTGGCAGAAGGATATATGAAGGAGTTGCTTCACAGAAACATGCTACAACTTGTTGAAAGGAACTTATTTGGTAGGATAAAGAAATTCAGAATGCACGATATACTACGTGAATTGGCAGTTGATTTGTGTCAGAATGATTGTTTTGGTGTTGCATATGAGGAAGAGAAATGTGGGGGATATCTTGAGAAAGATGGACGCCGATTGGTAATACATAATCTAAAGAAGGACATTGAACAATCAATTTCAAGTCTACATCAGCTTCGATCCATCACTGCATTGGATGATAGTATGCCATCACTCACTCTACTACCTCTGCTATCTGAGAAGACAAGATATATGACAGTGCTAGAATTAGCTGGTCTGCCTATCGAGAAGATTCCATATGCTATTGGGGATCTTTTCAATCTACGCCATTTGAGTCTACGTAATTCAAAAGTGAAGATGGTCCCGGAGTCTATTGAGAAGCTTTCAAATTTGTTGACACTAGACCTGTATAATTCTGACGTACATAAGTTGCCTAGAGGAATTGTGAAACTGAAGAAGATTAGGCACTTATTCGCTCAGAAAATCATTGATCCATCTGCTAGAGTTCTCTTGTGGTCAAGTGGTGTAAGCGTCTCCAAGGGCCTTGGTAACCTAACAAACCTGCAGACACTACAAGCATTGGTAGCAGAGGATGAGTCTGTTAGACAGCTAGGGGAGCTGAGGCAATTAAGAAGCCTAAGGTTATGTAATGTGAAAAGAGTATACTGTGAATGCCTCTGCAACTCTCTAGTTCAGATGCAATTTCTGTCCTTCCTAGATGTGATTGCAAGTGATGGTAATGAGGTTCTTTGGTTGAATGCCCTCCCGTCGAAAGTGCAAAAACTATATTTGAGAGGACAATTAGACAAAGAGACTTTCAAAGCCTTAGGCCAAAACTTGTACGAATTGGGTCTAAATTTATCACAGCTGATAGAAGACCCCCTTCCATCCCTTTCTCGGTTGACAAATTTGGCGGAGCTATATTTGAACAAAGCATACTGTGGAAAGAAGCTGGCATTTCTCAAGGAGTGGTTCCCTAACCTGAAGACCCTTCAGTTAAAAGACCTTCCTCATCTGGACCAGCTAGAGATAGAGGAAGGTTCCATGGCGACACTGGAAAGATTATTCATAGTCAACCTCAACAGCATGACACAGGTCCCACCTGGCATTGAGTTCCTTGTGACTCTCCAGTATCTATGCTTCTACGAAATCACCCCGGGCTTTTTGACATTGCTGCGCCAATGTCCTAGAATTGGCGGTATGCGCCGATTCTGGCATACTTTTCGGGATTGACTGCTGTTTCCTGGTCAATAAATGTGCATGTAAGTCGCTGAACTGCGAGTTCGCCTGTCATGCATATAAATTTCTAGTTTAACATGTGTTGATGCAAGTTGTTGTCCATATATGTATATGTAGGTCGGTGCAACGACAGAAGAAAAATCTCTTCATCTGAGGTTTCCAGACTCCAGCTGATGCATACCATTTTCCACTGTGCTTCGCTTTTTGAGCCGCTACCTTTTGTTTTACGAAACAAAAATGAACTACTATTGGTGTTCTTGTGAAATGTGTTTATTTGTTTTTAAATAGCATTTCCCTTATTGTATGTCCGAGTCTTGTGGAGGAAGACGTAGCATCCATCTAGATATGCATTGGTTGCTGTAGTTACTAGTGTCAGGATTTGGAAGTGGAAAGGTTCGTCCCGGAGAAGGTTTTCCTCCTAGTTCCAAACAAGAGTTTCTTTCTTAGACTAGAAGTTGTAATTTGACTCTATAAGTCCAACCCTCGTTGATCAATTTGTATACTATATGGCATTTCTCTACCAATATACTTGTGACTGTTATATACTATGGCATCTCCTGTGATCTCATAATGCTGGGAATATTCATGTAGGTCCTGCAACTATATTTTATAATGGGCAAACTGCACGTATTGCTCTATGATTTGTTATTTGAAATGGTTTTCTTTTTCTGCAGTTATATAGCATTGTGATTTGAGGATTGAATTCTCTAGGTTGATGCCTTGCGATTCCGAAGTCTGAAATTTTAGGAGTCATGTCCTTGTCCAGAAGGATATTGCCTGTCTGTGGACGATCCTGTATCTGGAGTCCTGGTGAAGGTACAGCAAACCTCGGTGGTGGCTTGAGGAAGAAGATACCTAACTACGCTCATCTGTGGATCAACCAATAACAGGACGTGTGGAGGCTAAGCTAACTGGGAGATTCAGAGTAAAAATCAGCAAATCACCTCGGCATAGGCAAGAAGACTTCCGACGAAAGCATAACTGACTACGTAATCTTACCGGGCTCATGAAATCTTATTTTCCTGTCGATTCAACAAAGATTTTCGTATACATATAATTTTTTCCATGGCAAAACAATTTTTTTCATCTAGTATAAAAATATAATTACCGCACAGTTCTCAGTGTGAGGTGGGAAGTCAGATGTTACATATGGCGAAGAAATGTCAGTTTTCTTCATTGAAATCTGCACAGTGTTCCATTGATGGTGTCAAAGTCAAACACTGTGTAGATCACAGGTTTCAAAaccgattttttttaaaaaaaaaacaccttGTGCTAGGCTGGTAGGACCGAATTGTTTCATTCTGAGGGTTAGCTAATAGCATAATTCACCTTAGGACCTGCAGGCCTAACAAAGCTAGCCTTATAcagctttctttttctttgaactTATTTTGTAGCTCTGCTACCACCATGTATGCTCCCGTCTTCTTGAGGGCTTCTTCTAATATACAATAACACACGCTTAGGCTTGTGTTCGGGAAAAAAAAAGCAGATTTCACCAATGACATGTTTCTACTTAAAGACTGGTTCTGTATTACCAGATAATTAAGTTGTGGATTCACCACTTTGACTCGTTACCTGTGGGTGCTTTTTATTCTTGTTTTGATTAAGTTGTCCGCGGCCAACATTTTGCAATCTTAAATTCCTGTCTAAACTGTCATACCATCATCAGCCACTAGGTTGTTGCCCTATTAAATCCAATTTGTGCAGCATATTTTGCTCTAAGATGTTGTCCAAACTCTGCTTCCATAGTGTAGTTTTGCAGATACTTCTTGTCAATTAGTGACTATTTTAAACTGTCTTACTGATTTCTTTTGTATTGCTGATACAATTCTTTTCTAACTGCTATGCAACAGTCCTGAAATTTCGTCATGCCTTATATATCATGCTGTAACAGTCCTTAAATTTTGCATGCCTTATATGTCTTGAACCTAGTAGATATTATGGAAATAATGAAAGCTATAAACTGAAATTTTGGCATGCCTTGTATGTCATGCAAATTCTTAATGCTATCAGAAGTTTACTTACTGCAGTTCAGGATCCATATTTCGTCTCTGTACATTGTTAAAGCTTGTTGAATCATAAACAAATTCTGATGGCACAATCATTGTGCCGCCAAGTTCACACTCTCAGACTTCTCATGGTCTAGTTCTAAACTGCTTTATCAGGAATTCTATAGCAAACGAAAATTTATTTTAAGCTAGTTATTACGTTAACGAAATGTTTAGGTTTAATAATGTCGTCTCATGCACTTGTCATTGCAAAATGCAAATCCATGGTTTTTTTAGGAGAAACCGTGCTCTTTATTAATCAATCAACACAGGATTACAATCAGCCTCTAGGCTGTGAACTAAAAAAGCCGGTGGCTCAGTGTCCCAAGAAAACGATCTCGCCTGGATTGACGCATACTTTGCGCAACAGTGAGCCGCTTGGTTAGCCTCACGACGggcaaaaacaaaacagaaagaaCTAAAAGCATTAACTaactcatcaatctcaacaagaaTCGGCTTAATCGTTGATCTATCAAAAGCCCAGTTGTCCCAGTGCTTGAGAAGCTCAGTACAATCAGTTTCAAAGATCAATTTTTGATACCCACGCTCCACTACCAACAACACAGCATCTCTTAATGCAACAGTCTCAACACTCAAAGAATCTGATAATCCTTGATAGCTCCTACAGGTGGCGGCCAAGAAGGAAATATTGTCTCTCGCGACTACTCCTGAGGCTGCATATCCACTATCAACCTGAATAGCCCCATCTGAATTTAATTTGACCGTGTCATCTGGGGGTTTTTTCCATTTACTCAGAGGCCTAGAGAGCTTGCTCGTTACAAGAACCCTCGGCACTTCCAGGGTCTGGAGAGTCTTGTTGTGCACTGTCATCACCGTTACTGATTAAAGTGACTAGATTTGTAGTATTATTGTCTCATTTGCATGCTCTTATGTACAAACTTAAAAAAAATTCGTGCCATTTTGAAGCCGTTGCCTACTTTTGTTTGTCGCAAAGTTACTTTTTCTACTGCAGCCTTCTGCTGACTGCTGATCCGGCTATTCCTCAAAATCACGATTTGAAATCCTTCTCTGTATCTTTAGATTTCTTGCAATCTTGTATACAAGCTCATTTTCACAGATTATGCATCGGACTCATTTTACTGATAGCTACGTGGTGATCTTGGATTTGTGGTTTGTTGCTGCACATGTCAAATGTCAATACACTGCCACTGATACTCTAGGGGAAATTTCTTGTGGCTCTAAACATTCTGGTGAAAATACTCATCAATTTGTGCTTGCTGATCCAGTCACCTCATGAAACTTTCTTGGTCAAAGCCTGTGTACCAGAGAATTTGCGTTCTTCACATGTACTAACACTTATCTAATGTCTACGTATTATAGTAGTTTATGATTTACCTTATATTGCATCTATGTTACTGTTTATTTTTTAAGTTAGTAGTAATAGTTGCGCACCCTCCTCTCATCTCTCGTCGGCTTCTGAATGAAGATGCATTTTAGTTCCTCCCCAGACTTAAGAATCAAAGTAACAAGGGTGATCAACTTGCTGGGTAATGACAAGATAGATGCTTTCAGGGAAAGATTGGAAGGAACTGATGCGCTGCAAATTTGTCAAAAGTTATATTCTGGAATAATGAAAAATGCAACAACCAAAAGCAAAACCCAATCAGATAGTAAAGTAGACCTAGTTTCAGAAGATATTGTCTAGGCTTAGTTTCAGAGTTGCAGACCTAAAAAAAAAAGACCACACACGAGGACCATCTAGAACGGACACTATCTTATGACTGACAGCGAGAATTGTGATCATATTAGGTGCATTCAAGCTGACATTCAGGTGTCAGGCATGGATGGTACCTGAAATAATATATATACCAGATGCGTTGGCTGTACACATTCTTCTCCACATGGATAGCTAGCTGCATGATGGAAACACGGTAGCCAACTTGCCAAAACTCTCAAATCTCTCTGACGGCTTCTGAATGAAGATGCATTTTAGTTCATCCCAAAACTTAAGAATCAAAATAACACTAGTGATCAACATACTGGGTAATGACAAGATGGATGCTTGCAAGAAAGATTGGAAGGAACTGATGCGCTGCAAATTTGTCAAAAGTTTTATTCTGGAATAATGGAAAATGTTCAGAGGCAAGGCAACAAGCTAAAGCAAAACCCAATCAGATAGTAAAGTACGTAGTACTCTACACGAAACATTCCGAAGATGTTGTCTAGGTGCTTTAGTTTCAGAGTTGCAGACCTCAAAAAGACCAAACATGTGGACAATCTAGAACGGACACTAATATCTTATGACTGACAGCGAGAATTGTGATCATATTAGGTGCATTCAAGCTGATATTCAGGTGTCAGGCATATAGTGCCTGAAGTAATATAGTACCAGATGCGTTCGCTGTACACATTCTTCTCCACATGGATAGCTAGCTGCATGATAGCCAAGTTGCCATGTTTTGCAAGAACTGAAGTCAGCTATAGCTCTAAATGGAAGATCTGGGAAATACTAATTTGAAGAAAAGAAAATACGAACTGTTTATTTATTACAGTAATAATTACATAGTAAGATTCG includes:
- the LOC124691217 gene encoding disease resistance protein RPM1-like isoform X1, producing the protein MAEAVILSTVLKIGVALGNKAVQQANSQFQKFIAQLTELQGRMGRIRSELRLMHGFLCRVDIRNLKNQNYGIWVQELRMLAHKIEDIVDEYLYLTGHKHDTRWGTYLKKGFKQPNVMLSLNRIAKEAEVNLAYLFQAKDRWVTVVDGGNSSDSSYIVERSQHLASISRSLVEEDLVGVDKSREKLEKMLAGDDLERCVIALHGMGGLGKTALAANVYKKERGKFECHAWVSISQTYSIKDVLKYLITELYKGRNSTPANMDHMDTKDLQDELKAFLDDKKYLIVLDDVWDPEAVNDLFRALVQNQKSSRVLVTTRIDGVAHHALQDRRITLEALSRDHSWELFCKMGFSRDTNHKCPIELEELAQEIVSKCKGIPLAIVAVGRLLFVRDKTREEFKRIHDQLEWELVNNPSMEHVRNILYLSYIYLPTHLKSCFLYCSLFPEDYLFRRKKLARLWTAEGFIEERGASTLEEVAEGYMKELLHRNMLQLVERNLFGRIKKFRMHDILRELAVDLCQNDCFGVAYEEEKCGGYLEKDGRRLVIHNLKKDIEQSISSLHQLRSITALDDSMPSLTLLPLLSEKTRYMTVLELAGLPIEKIPYAIGDLFNLRHLSLRNSKVKMVPESIEKLSNLLTLDLYNSDVHKLPRGIVKLKKIRHLFAQKIIDPSARVLLWSSGVSVSKGLGNLTNLQTLQALVAEDESVRQLGELRQLRSLRLCNVKRVYCECLCNSLVQMQFLSFLDVIASDGNEVLWLNALPSKVQKLYLRGQLDKETFKALGQNLYELGLNLSQLIEDPLPSLSRLTNLAELYLNKAYCGKKLAFLKEWFPNLKTLQLKDLPHLDQLEIEEGSMATLERLFIVNLNSMTQVPPGIEFLVTLQYLCFYEITPGFLTLLRQCPRIGGMRRFWHTFRD
- the LOC124691217 gene encoding disease resistance protein RPM1-like isoform X2, which codes for MLSLNRIAKEAEVNLAYLFQAKDRWVTVVDGGNSSDSSYIVERSQHLASISRSLVEEDLVGVDKSREKLEKMLAGDDLERCVIALHGMGGLGKTALAANVYKKERGKFECHAWVSISQTYSIKDVLKYLITELYKGRNSTPANMDHMDTKDLQDELKAFLDDKKYLIVLDDVWDPEAVNDLFRALVQNQKSSRVLVTTRIDGVAHHALQDRRITLEALSRDHSWELFCKMGFSRDTNHKCPIELEELAQEIVSKCKGIPLAIVAVGRLLFVRDKTREEFKRIHDQLEWELVNNPSMEHVRNILYLSYIYLPTHLKSCFLYCSLFPEDYLFRRKKLARLWTAEGFIEERGASTLEEVAEGYMKELLHRNMLQLVERNLFGRIKKFRMHDILRELAVDLCQNDCFGVAYEEEKCGGYLEKDGRRLVIHNLKKDIEQSISSLHQLRSITALDDSMPSLTLLPLLSEKTRYMTVLELAGLPIEKIPYAIGDLFNLRHLSLRNSKVKMVPESIEKLSNLLTLDLYNSDVHKLPRGIVKLKKIRHLFAQKIIDPSARVLLWSSGVSVSKGLGNLTNLQTLQALVAEDESVRQLGELRQLRSLRLCNVKRVYCECLCNSLVQMQFLSFLDVIASDGNEVLWLNALPSKVQKLYLRGQLDKETFKALGQNLYELGLNLSQLIEDPLPSLSRLTNLAELYLNKAYCGKKLAFLKEWFPNLKTLQLKDLPHLDQLEIEEGSMATLERLFIVNLNSMTQVPPGIEFLVTLQYLCFYEITPGFLTLLRQCPRIGGMRRFWHTFRD